In Apium graveolens cultivar Ventura chromosome 10, ASM990537v1, whole genome shotgun sequence, the following are encoded in one genomic region:
- the LOC141690910 gene encoding glucan endo-1,3-beta-glucosidase 6-like — MPVAAKNVQYLELQWCVLDTDKAKNPKDAESNVQYACTMGDYTSLKDGGSCSNLDEAHKASYTFNNYFHIRNEDVEACDFKGTSKIVKHNASTSGCLFQLAL, encoded by the coding sequence ATGCCAGTTGCAGCAAAGAATGTGCAGTATCTTGAGCTGCAATGGTGTGTGTTGGACACCGACAAAGCCAAGAATCCTAAGGATGCAGAATCCAATGTACAATATGCATGTACAATGGGTGATTATACCAGCTTGAAGGATGGAGGATCATGCAGCAATTTGGATGAAGCGCATAAGGCATCATATACATTTAACAATTATTTTCACATTCGAAATGAAGATGTGGAAGCTTGTGACTTCAAGGGCACATCAAAGATAGTGAAGCATAATGCATCTACCAGTGGTTGTCTTTTCCAATTAGCTTTATAA